In Sphaeramia orbicularis chromosome 1, fSphaOr1.1, whole genome shotgun sequence, a genomic segment contains:
- the LOC115427822 gene encoding axin-2-like: protein MSRALTEHISSSFREDAPRPPVPGEEGEASCYTPSRSAKMRTQSKVKEIPAVAAAPPGSTPRRNEDGLGEPEGSASPDSPLVRWTKSLHFLLGDQDGAHLFKTFLERENCVDTLDFWFACNGFRQMDLKDTKTLRVAKVIFKRYIENNSIVAKQLKPATKTFIRDSIKKQQIDSAMFDQAQTEIQSNMEENAYQMFLTSDIYLEYVRTGCENAAYVNHSGLGSLKLMCGYLPPLIEEEEWSCSDLKAKTLGTVVGLSAKTLRATATIRTAAEVLENSCRSHRRGDPASPYFVNSGYIFAPATSANDSEISSDATTDDSMSMTDSSVDGIPPYKLGTKKQLQREMHRSVKINGQVTLPHFPRTHRLPKEMTPVEPSAFAAQLIARLEKLKREQDTISSLEERLQQIQEEEEKEESGDLASCTSLQHPLLPSSSQCEEDPQAILDEHLSRVLKTPGCQSPGVVRYSPRSHSPDRTGAVVSSGHGPFFSGYPGTTKVLLTGRQSTKHIHHHYIHHHHAGPKTKEQIEAEAAQRVQCLCPPGGASYSDLTPARCSTLSRRPVKATDEGLSPLCLPLDATDRSQNVWQWILESERKGKHKPHSTQSLKKSNPLESKIVPGRTQSSWGGGGIGSGTHLRGHHPGHPFIQDPAMPPLPPPNTLAQLEEACRRLEEVSKPPKQRHSTAASSLQRDRSHSAASFPTGGGSLASPGLQVDESKELVVTYFFCGEEIPYRSMMKTHCLTLGHFKEQLSKKGNYRYYFKKASDEFECGAVFEEVWEDATVLPMYEGKVLGKVERMD, encoded by the exons ATGAGCAGGGCGCTTACCGAGCACATCAGCAGTAGCTTCCGAGAAGATGCTCCTCGTCCTCCGGTACCGGGGGAGGAGGGAGAGGCGTCATGCTACACCCCCAGCAGATCTGCCAAAATGAGAACCCAGAGCAAGGTTAAAGAAATCCCCGCCGTCGCCGCCGCGCCTCCCGGCTCCACACCGCGGAGGAACGAGGATGGACTCGGGGAGCCAGAGGGCAGCGCGTCCCCGGACTCGCCCTTAGTCCGGTGGACAAAGTCTCTGCATTTTCTCCTGGGTGACCAAGACGGTGCTCACCTCTTCAAGACCTTTTTGGAGCGGGAAAATTGCGTGGACACTTTGGACTTTTGGTTTGCCTGCAACGGCTTCAGGCAGATGGACTTAAAGGATACCAAAACGTTGAGAGTTGCCAAAGTTATTTTCAAGCGGTACATCGAAAACAACAGTATTGTCGCCAAGCAGCTGAAACCGGCCACCAAGACCTTCATAAGGGATAGTATTAAGAAACAACAAATCGACTCTGCCATGTTTGACCAGGCACAGACGGAAATTCAGTCAAACATGGAAGAGAATGCTTACCAGATGTTTCTGACCTCTGACATATACCTCGAATATGTGCGCACCGGCTGCGAGAACGCAGCGTACGTGAACCACAGCGGTCTCGGTAGCCTCAAGCTGATGTGTGGATATCTTCCTCCTCTGATTGAGGAAGAAGAGTGGAGTTGCAGTGACCTAAAGGCAAAAACATTAGGGACTGTTGTTGGACTGTCTGCGAAAACTCTGAGGGCTACTGCAACCATCCGGACAGCAGCTGAAGTACTGGAGAACAGTTGCAG GTCCCACCGCAGAGGAGACCCTGCAAGCCCCTACTTTGTCAACTCCGGCTACATTTTTGCCCCTGCCACCAGTGCCAATGACAGTGAAATCTCCAGTGATGCCACAACGGATGATTCCATGTCAATGACGGACAGTAGTGT AGATGGAATTCCTCCATACAAGCTGGGCACCAAGAAGCAGCTCCAGCGAGAGATGCATCGCAGTGTCAAGATCAATGGCCAGGTTACGCTACCCCACTTTCCT AGGACACACCGGCTGCCTAAGGAGATGACCCCCGTAGAGCCTTCAGCCTTTGCTGCTCAGCTCATAGCACGGCTAGAGAAGCTGAAGAGAGAGCAGGACACCATTAGCTCACTGGAGGAGAGGCTGCAGCAGATCCAAGAG gaggaggaaaaggaggagagtgGTGACCTCGCCAGCTGCACCTCCTTGCAACACCCTCTGCTCCCATCAAGTAGTCAATGTGAAGAAGACCCGCAGGCTATCCTAGATGAGCACCTATCTCGCGTCCTGAAGACACCCGGGTGCCAGTCTCCGGGGGTGGTTCGCTACTCACCACGTTCACACTCCCCGGATCGGACAGGCGCCGTAGTGTCCTCTGGCCATGGGCCTTTCTTCAGTGGTTATCCCGGGACCACCAAGGTTTTGTTGACAGGCAGGCAGTCCACaaagcacatccaccaccactaTATCCACCATCACCACGCTGGGCCCAAGACCAAGGAGCAGATTGAGGCCGAGGCGGCCCAGCGTGTGCAGTGCCTCTGCCCTCCAGGGGGTGCCAGTTACTCTGACTTAACCCCTGC TCGCTGCAGCACTTTGTCCAGGCGGCCGGTCAAGGCCACCGATGAGGGCCTTTCTCCGCTATGCCTTCCCCTAGATGCTACTGATCGCTCTCAGAATGTTTGGCAGTGGATCCTCGAGAGTGAGAGGAAGGGCAAGCATAAGCCACACAG CACTCAAAGCCTGAAGAAGTCCAACCCTCTAGAGTCTAAAATCGTGCCTGGTCGGACCCAGTCATCATGGGGTGGAGGCGGAATTGGTAGCGGAACACACCTTCGCGGTCACCACCCTGGCCACCCATTCATCCAGGACCCAGCCATGCCACCTCTGCCTCCGCCAAACACCCTGGCACAACTGGAAGAAGCCTGTCGCAGACTAGAGGAAGTGTCCAAGCCCCCCAAACAGAG GCATTCAACAGCAGCCAGCAGCCTTCAGAGAGACCGGAGCCATTCAGCAGCTTCCTTTCCTACTGGAGGCGGCTCTCTAGCCAGCCCTGGACTCCAAGTAGACGA GTCGAAGGAGCTTGTGGTTACCTATTTCTTCTGTGGTGAGGAGATTCCTTATCGCAGCATGATGAAAACCCACTGCCTCACCCTGGGACACTTCAAGGAACAACTGAGCAAAAAAGGCAACTACCG GTACTACTTCAAGAAGGCCAGTGATGAGTTCGAGTGTGGTGCCGTGTTCGAAGAGGTGTGGGAGGATGCCACCGTGTTGCCTATGTATGAGGGCAAGGTCCTGGGCAAGGTGGAGAGGATGGACTAA